A genomic stretch from Camelus dromedarius isolate mCamDro1 chromosome 10, mCamDro1.pat, whole genome shotgun sequence includes:
- the ZNF483 gene encoding zinc finger protein 483 yields MTAISPDPQTLVSREHIKVLRMETPGTQEATRGGDTADPESFRQRFRWFCYSEVAGPRKALNQLWELCVQWLRPDIHTKEQILELLVFEQFLTILPGEIRIWVKSQHPQSSEEVVTLVEDLTQMAEEKEDPVSQDSVISQEEKPEEEKTVSVLPNTESQESVTLKDVAVTFSRGEWRRLEPFQKEIYKEVLLENFRNLEFLGFPVSKLDLVSQLKWAGLPRLLQKEVSKRSKPECELSGELKESGGNQDVLVEESTLDKIIERYLMGGDDDSMGEPWARLEEDRGHKGHSQKKTHGRGSKGEEFDPEKSPFGSNFKPPSDLIKHLRVYLRKKRYNECKKPFSFHSDLVPNRKEHGGEKSRKCNEGRKALSHASSLTEHQKHQKRYSAEKTQKCSSCGIDFIQSPALRKKKNSTCEKCRKALSRDATLEKDEGPEAGDKTHKCSKCGKAFGYSASLTKHRRIHTGEKPYMCNECGKAFSDSSSLTPHHRTHSGEKPFKCDDCGKSFTLSAHLIKHQRVHTGEKPYKCKECGRPFSDSSSLIQHQRIHTGEKPYTCNNCGKSFSHSSSLSKHQRIHTGEKPYKCGECGKAFRQNSCLTRHQRIHTGEKPYLCNDCGMTFSHFTSVIYHQRLHSGEKPYKCTQCEKAFPTHSLLSRHQRIHTGVKPYKCKDCGKSFSQSSSLNEHHRIHTGEKPYECNYCGATFSRSSILVEHLKIHTGRREYECNECEKTFKSNSGLIRHRGFHSAE; encoded by the exons ATGACAGCCATCTCCCCAGACCCTCAGACTCTGGTCTCAAGGGAACACATCAAGGTCCTAAGAATGGAGACTCCTGGGACTCAAGAAGCTACTCGAGGAGGAGACACTGCCGACCCAGAGTCTTTCAGACAGAGGTTCAGGTGGTTTTGTTACTCAGAAGTGGCTGGACCCAGAAAAGCCCTGAATCAGCTCTGGGAGCTTTGCGTTCAGTGGCTGAGACCAGACATCCACACGAAGGAACAGATTTTAGAGCTTCTGGTGTTTGAGCAGTTCCTGACCATTCTGCCCGGGGAGATCAGGATTTGGGTCAAGTCACAGCACCCTCAGAGCAGTGAGGAAGTGGTGACCCTAGTAGAGGATTTGACCCAAATGGCTGAAGAAAAGGAAG ATCCAGTCTCTCAAGACTCTGTCATTTCCCAAGAGGAGAAGCCTGAAGAAGAGAAAACCGTTTCTGTTCTTCCAAATACTGAGTCCCAG GAATCCGTGACACTCAAGGATGTGGCTGTGACCTTTTCCAGAGGAGAGTGGAGGAGGCTGGAACCTTTTCAGAAGGAGATATACAAGGAGGTGCTGCTGGAGAACTTCAGGAACCTAGAATTTCTGG GCTTTCCAGTTTCCAAATTAGATCTGGTTTCCCAGCTAAAGTGGGCTGGACTCCCTCGGCTGCTGCAGAAGGAAGTCTCAAAGCGCTCCAAACCAG AATGTGAACTGAGCGGTGAGTTGAAGGAATCTGGTGGAAATCAAGATGTTCTTGTGGAAGAATCGACTTTagataaaataatagaaagataTCTGATGGGTGGTGATGATGACTCGATGGGAGAACCCTGGGCCAGACTAGAGGAGGATCGTGGTCATAAGGGGCACTCACAAAAGAAAACTCATGGGAGAGGCAGTAAGGGGGAGGAATTTGATCCAGAAAAGAGCCCCTTTGGAAGTAATTTCAAACCACCTTCAGACCTCATTAAACATCTGAGAGTCTACTTAAGGAAGAAGAGGTACAACGAATGCAAGAAACCCTTCAGCTTCCATTCTGACCTTGTTCCGAACCGCAAAGAACATGGTGGAGAAAAGTCTCGGAAATGTAATGAAGGTAGGAAGGCCCTGAGTCATGCTTCATCTCTGACTGAGCATCAGAAACATCAGAAAAGGTATTCGGCGGAGAAGACCCAGAAGTGCAGTAGTTGTGGGATAGACTTCATTCAGAGCCCAGCCCTCAGGAAGAAGAAGAACTCAACGTGCGAGAAGTGTCGGAAAGCTTTAAGTCGAGATGCAACCTTAGAGAAGGACGAGGGGCCCGAGGCTGGAGACAAAACCCATAAATGCAGCAAATGTGGAAAAGCCTTCGGCTACAGTGCCTCCCTGACCAAGCACAGGAGAAttcacactggggagaagccgTACATGTGCAATGAGTGTGGAAAAGCATTCAGTGACAGTTCATCGCTCACGCCCCATCACCGAACCCACAGTGGGGAGAAACCCTTCAAATGTGACGACTGTGGAAAGTCCTTCACCCTCAGTGCCCACCTCATTAAACATCAGAGGGtgcacactggagagaaaccctacaaATGCAAGGAGTGTGGGAGGCCCTTCAGCGACAGTTCATCTCTCATTCAGCATCAGCGAATTCACACCGGAGAGAAGCCCTACACATGCAACAACTGTGGGAAATCCTTCAGCCACAGCTCATCCCTTTCcaaacatcagagaattcacacggGAGAGAAACCCTATAAGTGTGGTGAGTGCGGGAAAGCTTTCAGACAGAACTCTTGCCTTACCCGCCATCAGAGGATTCACACCGGTGAAAAACCGTACCTGTGTAACGATTGTGGGATGACTTTTAGCCACTTCACGTCTGTCATCTATCATCAGAGACTTCATTCGGGAGAAAAACCCTACAAGTGCACCCAGTGTGAGAAAGCCTTCCCTACCCACTCGCTCCTTAGCCGTCATCAGAGGATTCATACGGGCGTAAAGCCTTACAAGTGTAAAGACTGTGGGAAGTCCTTCAGCCAGAGCTCGTCTCTTAATGAACATCATCggattcatactggagagaaaccctacgaGTGTAACTACTGCGGGGCGACCTTCAGCCGCAGCTCAATCCTTGTAGAACACCTGAAAATCCACACCGGGAGGAGAGAATACGAATGCAACGAATGCGAGAAGACGTTTAAAAGTAACTCCGGCCTCATCAGGCATCGGGGATTTCACTCTGCAGAGTAA